The Syntrophobotulus glycolicus DSM 8271 DNA window ACCGTAAATTTTGCGCAGCTTTTCTCCTTCTTCAAACATAGCCCTGATCCAAGAAGACTTGCCCAGATTTGTGATAATCTTTTCTGAGAACATGAAAACACTCCCTTTTAAGATACAATCAGAGATAGCTTGGTGTCTTCATCATTATATCATTATATTAATGTGTTATTTCTAATTACGATCATTTTATTTTTACCCACTAAAATGATTTGAATTTGACGTATATACAAGGTAGGAGAAATAAAGAAAAATGTCTGAGTCAGAAAATCAACTGAGCTGGAAAACAATAAAAACAGAAACACAGGCAAAGGAAGATTTTATTCGGGAATCTCAGCCCTTTATTCGTCATGTGGCCGGCCAGGCTGTTCAGCGTCTCCTGGAATGGGGAAGAGATGAAGAACTGTCCGAAGCTCTCTTGGCTTTTAATGAAGCAATAAACCACTTTGATGAAGAGCGAAATGTCCCATTTTTGGCCTATGCCAGGGTTGTGATCAAGAGACGCCTGATTGATTTTTACCGCAGGGAGAAAAAAAAAAGCACGTTGTCTTTGGATGAAGGGGAGTGCGGTCGAGGTGCCGAGATTCATTATAGTTTAAGTGAATTTAGCGAACAGGAGCAAAACAAAGAAAGGGCACTGGAGATTCAGGAATTTGCCACCAGACTTGCAGAATATCAATTAAGCTTTAATGATTTAGCGGAGAATTGTCCCAAACATCAGGATTCTCGCTGCACGCTGCTCGAAGTGGCCCAATCACTTGCGAAGGATCAGGAAATGTGGCAGCACGTCATCAAAAAGAAAAGGATTCCCATGCAGGCTCTGAATATCAAAACCCAAGTGCATCTTAAGGTGCTTGAGCGGAGAAGAAAATATATCTTGGCAGTTGCTCTGCTGATTGCCAATGAACATGATTTTATTTACTTGCGGGAATACGTCATGCCAAAGGAAAGGAAGGGATAAAGATGAATCAATTCAAAGCTGTGGTTTTGCAAAAAGAAGGCCGATTCATTACCATTCTTTTGGCTGACGGCTCATTCAGAAAAATTTATTACCGGGAGCCCGTGGAAATCGGCGTGGAGATAACTGTTGATCCGACCAAAGGACTGTCCTTATTGAGCAAGCTTACTCCTCCCCGCTGGAAGAAAATGATCAGTATTGCCGCTATATTCTTATTGGTTTTTCTCGGGGTCACAGGCTGGAACCTTTATGAGGCGTCAATAGTGAAAGCAATGATCTCAATTGATGCCCAATCAAGTATTCAGCTCATGATTAATGGTCAGGGAAAAGTACTTGATGTTCAAACATTGAATGAAGAAGCCGTCAATCTGCTTGGGGAAAGGCCCCTTACAGGCTTACCCTGGCAGGAAGCGGTCTCCAATATTATGGAAAGATCCGTTGATTTTGAATACTTAAAGGAGGATGATCCTCTGGTTCTTCTCGGATATTTCCAGATGACAGCACAGAATGAGCAGACAAATGGGATTACTTCTGAAAAATTGGCTCAGGAGGTAACGGATAATATCGTCAAGCATGGCATTAATGCGCATGTTTTGGCTTATGATATGACTTCTGATGAACAAACAAAAGCGGCACAGGAGGGACTTACTCTCGGTGAATATGCCTTATTAAACACCGCGAATAAGGCCGGAATCCCGGTCCGTTCGGGTGAAATCAAAGAAAGCGCCGTCCGCAGTGAAGTTTTTAAGGAACAGGCCGTTCAAGAACAGATAAAGAGGGACAGCGGCCTGGGGGTAGTAAGTACCAAGGTTCAAATAAGTGATCGGCAGAACGGGGAAAAAAGCAGGACGAACACACAGTCCCAAAATCAGGGACAGGGAAAAGGCAAGACAAATAACCAGTTCAAAGCTCAGGAGTGGGGAAAAAACAGGAAGAATAATCAGGCTGAAGACCAGGAGCGGGGAAGAAGCAAAACAAACAACCGGCCTAAAAATCAGGAACAGGGCAAAAACAAGACGGATAAGCAGTTTAATGCTCAGGATGGAGGAAAAAACATGAGGAACAATCAATCCAAAGATCAGAAAAAATACAGATAAAGAGAGAAGACCCCCTAAAAACCGGATTTTCATTCGAAATAAGAAATAGAACCTGCACAACAGGTGGGAAAAATTAGGAAAAATGGAGTGGGGAAAAGAGAATGAGAAAGATATTGATCACACTGGCTCTAATGACAGCAATGGCAGTTCAACCAATGATGGCCTATGCCCAGACAACATCCGACAGTACGGCAGCGACCGGTACGACGACCACGGACAGTGAACAGACGACAGTGACCGATGAGAATGGAGAAGAAGTGGATCCAGGGACCCTTCCTGATTCTCCGTTCTATTGGCTCACAGATTTCATTGAAAAGCTGCAAGTCGCTTTGGCCCTTGACCCTGTAAAAAAGGCCGAATATGAAAAAGGACAGGCCTTAAAAAAATTGGCAGCTGCCCATCAAATGTGTGAGAAAGGAAATAATGAGCTGGCGGAAAAGTGCTTAAATCAATACTATGGCAAGCTTGAAAAAGCCAAGCAATTCCTTTCTTCTGTAGAGGACCCTGATTCTGAGGAAAGGCAGAAGCTGATTCAAGCAATGGAAAATACAAATGCGGAAAATATTGAAACACTGGGAGCCCTGT harbors:
- a CDS encoding DUF5667 domain-containing protein yields the protein MRKILITLALMTAMAVQPMMAYAQTTSDSTAATGTTTTDSEQTTVTDENGEEVDPGTLPDSPFYWLTDFIEKLQVALALDPVKKAEYEKGQALKKLAAAHQMCEKGNNELAEKCLNQYYGKLEKAKQFLSSVEDPDSEERQKLIQAMENTNAENIETLGALLEKLPPQASARVALNIVRTMEKSVDQLTAEQQENIEKQVENAAKRIEKQQLKEETKKAMNEFRESLNVKKNELNAEEQKAEKQKVSVQNKDKDKNKDKNKAAEKKKMKDKKIRKDQNTTVINKNDHKEKGIPETKNYPNSWL
- a CDS encoding anti-sigma-I factor RsgI family protein, which gives rise to MNQFKAVVLQKEGRFITILLADGSFRKIYYREPVEIGVEITVDPTKGLSLLSKLTPPRWKKMISIAAIFLLVFLGVTGWNLYEASIVKAMISIDAQSSIQLMINGQGKVLDVQTLNEEAVNLLGERPLTGLPWQEAVSNIMERSVDFEYLKEDDPLVLLGYFQMTAQNEQTNGITSEKLAQEVTDNIVKHGINAHVLAYDMTSDEQTKAAQEGLTLGEYALLNTANKAGIPVRSGEIKESAVRSEVFKEQAVQEQIKRDSGLGVVSTKVQISDRQNGEKSRTNTQSQNQGQGKGKTNNQFKAQEWGKNRKNNQAEDQERGRSKTNNRPKNQEQGKNKTDKQFNAQDGGKNMRNNQSKDQKKYR
- the sigI gene encoding RNA polymerase sigma-I factor gives rise to the protein MSESENQLSWKTIKTETQAKEDFIRESQPFIRHVAGQAVQRLLEWGRDEELSEALLAFNEAINHFDEERNVPFLAYARVVIKRRLIDFYRREKKKSTLSLDEGECGRGAEIHYSLSEFSEQEQNKERALEIQEFATRLAEYQLSFNDLAENCPKHQDSRCTLLEVAQSLAKDQEMWQHVIKKKRIPMQALNIKTQVHLKVLERRRKYILAVALLIANEHDFIYLREYVMPKERKG